One Candidatus Zixiibacteriota bacterium genomic window, GCCCCCGGGCCTGCGCCGTGAATTGGTATATATAATTGTAAGGAGATAGAGCATGGCCAAGAAGAAAGGTGATGCGCGCGCATTCATCACGGTCGAGTGCACGGAAGCCCGCAAAGAGGGCGCCACGCCGTCGCGCTACACGACCTTCAAGAACAAGCGCAACACGCCCGATCGCCTGGAGATCAAGAAGTATAACCCCTTCCTGCGTCGCCACACGATCCACAAGGAGATTCGCTGAAGTCAGCGCTCCGCAAGCTTGACGGCACACGACCCTACCGGTTGTGTGCCGTTTTTGTTTTTGCCTTGTCGCGCGCTGACACATTCGCCTGATTACCCCCGCGAGAAACCGATGAGCCCGCAATCGTTCGCCAAACTCCGTGACTTCCTCGGCCTCAAGCGCTCTATGGTCGCGCTGCTCGGCATGGTCGTCCTCGTCGGCATGGGCGAGAAGATGGCGGAGCGCTTCCTGCCCATTTACATCGTCGCCCTCGGCGGCGGCGCGATCTACGTCGGCCTCCTCAACGGCCTCGACAATCTCCTCTCGGCGCTCTACTCTTTCCCCGGCGGCTACATCGTCGATCGCTACGGCACCAAACGCGCGCTGTTGATCTTCAACGTCATCGCCATGGCCGGTTTCGTGATCGTGATTCTGATTCCCTCGGTCTGGGCAGTGATCATCGGCTCCGTCTTCTTCCTCAGTTGGACGGCGATCTCCCTGCCCGCAACCA contains:
- the rpmG gene encoding 50S ribosomal protein L33, which encodes MAKKKGDARAFITVECTEARKEGATPSRYTTFKNKRNTPDRLEIKKYNPFLRRHTIHKEIR